One Eublepharis macularius isolate TG4126 chromosome 6, MPM_Emac_v1.0, whole genome shotgun sequence DNA segment encodes these proteins:
- the UBE2G2 gene encoding ubiquitin-conjugating enzyme E2 G2: protein MAGTALKRLMAEYKQLTLNPPEGIVAGPMNEENFFEWEALIMGPEDTCFEYGVFPAILSFPLDYPLSPPKMRFTCEMFHPNIYPDGRVCISILHAPGDDPMGYESSAERWSPVQSVEKILLSVVSMLAEPNDESGANVDASKMWREDREQFYKIAKQIVQKSLGL from the exons ATGGCGGGCACGGCGCTCAAGCGGCTCATGGCGGAGTACAAAC AGTTGACCTTGAATCCACCAGAGGGAATAGTAGCTG GACCGATGAATGAAGAGAATTTCTTTGAATGGGAAGCTTTGATAAT GGGTCCAGAAGACACCTGCTTTGAGTATGGTGTTTTCCCTGCTATTCTGAGTTTTCCTCTTGACTATCCTTTAAGTCCTCCAAAGATGAGGTTCACGTGTGAGATGTTTCACCCAAACA TTTATCCAGATGGCAGAGTTTGCATCTCTATTCTTCATGCACCTGGGGATGATCCCATGGGCTATGAAAGCAGTGCAGAACGATGGAGCCCTGTACAGAGCGTAGAGAAGATCCTCTTGTCAGTGGTCAGCATGCTGGCAG AACCAAATGATGAGAGTGGAGCCAATGTGGATGCCTCTAAAATGTGGCGGGAAGACAGAGAGCAGTTCTACAAAATAGCCAAGCAAATTGTTCAGAAGTCACTTGGGCtttaa